A stretch of DNA from Gymnodinialimonas sp. 57CJ19:
AGTGGGTGTAGGGAAGGCGCAACCACTCCAACATGCCCTGGACGCAGCCATCTTCGCCCCATCGACCGTGGAGCGCATTGAACACAACATCAGGTTTAATTTCGGACAGACGTGCGCATAGCGCGGCCCCGGCGTGGACCTCGCCCGGATCAACTTCGATAACGTCAAATCCCTCTCCGCGTAACGCCTCGGCGCACCCTTGACCGGTGCTAAGCGACACCTCGCGTTCCGCAGAGGGGCCACCCATCAAGACGACGACACGAGATGGAAGGCTGCTCAACCCTGCCACCGCTTCTGTCCTCATTTTGTCCGGCTGATACGTTGCCTGCCGGATCGATTATCCCCGCTTATGCGGAGCCTTGCGTTGTTCTTTTGTTGCGCAGCTTGATCCGAAAACCGGTTCCCACTTTTCGGGCTGCGCTGTCTTTTCTTACCGCGCAGCTTGATCCGAAAACCGGTTCCCACTTTTCGGGCTGCGCGTGGCTATTCTGTAGTCCCACCGGGTGTGCCGACCCGCATGATTTCCCACACTAGTTCTATGCCTTGGGATTGGAAAACCCTTTTTCGCACTTCTTCGCCTAATCCTTCGAGATCTGCGGCAGTTGCGCCACCTTTGTTCACGAGAAAGTTGGAATGCATCTCGCTCATCTGTGCGCCGCCAAGGGTGGCACCGCGCATACCGGCGTCGTCAATGACCTTCCAGGCCTTGAGATCATGGGTGTCATCGGCCCGCCCGGTGGAGCTGAAGCCAGCGGGATTGCGAAAGGTCGATCCGGCGGTCAGGGATTTGGTGGGTTGGGTGGCATCGCGTTTGGCCAACTGCTCCTCCATCCTTGTGTGCAACACAAGGCTGTCCTCGCCGCTACCACGCAGGGTGACCGACACGATCGTCGCGCCTTCGGGAATGTCTGTCTGGCGGTAGGCGAAGGTAATGTCGTCGGCGGTCAGCGTGACAGGCGTGCCATCGCGCAGGATCACCTCGGCGCTTACGAAATGATCCGCCACGTAAGAGCCGTAGCACCCCGCGTTCATCCTTAGCGCCCCGCCCAGAGATCCCGGGATGGTGCGCAGAAACGTCAGATCAATCCCCGCGTCCGCTGCCGTACGCGCCAATCGGGCATCCAGGGCAGCCGCCCCGGCGGTGACCGTGTCACCTTCCACTGAAATATCCATGAACGGACGGCCCAGTTTGACGACCACTCCGGGCATTCCACCGTCGCGCACGATGAGGTTGGAGCCGACGCCCATGGGAAATACCGGCACCTCGGGATCAAGCGCCTTGAGGAAATCGCTCAGATCATCGGCATCGGCGGGTTGAAACAGCCATTCCGCCGGGCCGCCTACGCGCAACCATGTGAGCGAAGAGAGGTCTTTGCCAGCGGTCAGACGCCCGCGCGGGGTGGGAAGGTGATCTGTCATTCCGGCTCTGTCTCCTTGCGCAAGCGGCGCACCAGCACCCCAAGTCCGCCCGCCAAAAACGCGCAGGCGGTGAAGGGCACCATTAATCCGAACAGGATGTAAATACCCACCAAGGCTTCGTCCATGTCTTCGCTATAGACCAGCGTCAGCATCAGAAGACACAGCCCCGTGCTGACGCCCCAAAGCGCGAACAGCATCCAGCGCGTGCCGATGCGGGCGGTGATGTATCCCGCCAAGATGCCTGCAATCGCGGCGAAGCCCACGAACAGCTCTGTATTCATCGGGGCAGGTCTCCGTCCCCTGCCCCGGACATCGCGCGGCGCAGGTGATGGGCGGCGCGTTTCAAGGGCCAGCGCAGGATGGACGCGCCGGCGGCAAACACGACAACGCCCCAGAACGGGCCAGACTGATAGGTCACCCACCCCAAAAGCGGGATGCCCGTGGCAATCAGCACCCAAGCGACCGGCCATTGAATGCGGCGTGGGCCCATGGCCGCAAGGCAAGCAAGCAGCGCCCAAACACAAGCAAGGATCAGGGAAATAGGCATCAGGAAGCGCCCCCTTCGTCCGTCCGAGCACTCACACGAGCGCGGGCGTGTTTATAGAAGTATCGCAGAGGGTTGCGGTACATGGAGACGACGGCAAGCACGATGACCGCCGTCCAGATCCAGCCATGGGTATAGCCCACGAAAACCACCATCGGCACAGACAGCACCAAAAGCGGAAAGCCAAACGGCCATTGCAAGCGCATCGGCATCATCGCCACGATGGCCGAAGCCACGACCCAGACGCAAACGAGGGTTAATGCGAGGCTCATGTGACGTGCCTTTGTCGGGTCCGCATGCCCAGAAAACTGCCGGTAATCGCCGAGACTATGGTTAGCCCCGCAAAGGTCACGGCACCAAGGAACATGTAACCCGCCGCGCCGAATGACGTGTCAGTCGGGGAAAAGGATGGCGCGGCCTCCGTCGGCGTTTCCGGGAAGAGAAGCGGGATATAAGCCAGCAAGAACGGCAGGTTCAACGCCGCCACCAGCGCAACAACGGCAGCGCCGAAGCGCGCGCCAAAGGCTTTCGTGACCCCGAAAGCCAGCACCCCGGCAGCAAGGATCAATGCAAGGGCCAGTGCGAGTTTCATGACGGATCATCTTGCTTATGGTTGCGGCGATAGGCGGCGCGGCCGATCAGCACTGCGACCCCGGTCCAGATGGTGCCGGGCACCAGCACGAGGAACGTCCAAAGCGCCTCTGGCAGCCCGGTGCGCTGGCGGTGGGCTATGGTCTCTCCGCCAAAAATCTCGGGCGCGAT
This window harbors:
- the murB gene encoding UDP-N-acetylmuramate dehydrogenase, coding for MTDHLPTPRGRLTAGKDLSSLTWLRVGGPAEWLFQPADADDLSDFLKALDPEVPVFPMGVGSNLIVRDGGMPGVVVKLGRPFMDISVEGDTVTAGAAALDARLARTAADAGIDLTFLRTIPGSLGGALRMNAGCYGSYVADHFVSAEVILRDGTPVTLTADDITFAYRQTDIPEGATIVSVTLRGSGEDSLVLHTRMEEQLAKRDATQPTKSLTAGSTFRNPAGFSSTGRADDTHDLKAWKVIDDAGMRGATLGGAQMSEMHSNFLVNKGGATAADLEGLGEEVRKRVFQSQGIELVWEIMRVGTPGGTTE
- a CDS encoding DUF2484 family protein → MPISLILACVWALLACLAAMGPRRIQWPVAWVLIATGIPLLGWVTYQSGPFWGVVVFAAGASILRWPLKRAAHHLRRAMSGAGDGDLPR
- a CDS encoding DUF2484 family protein, which gives rise to MSLALTLVCVWVVASAIVAMMPMRLQWPFGFPLLVLSVPMVVFVGYTHGWIWTAVIVLAVVSMYRNPLRYFYKHARARVSARTDEGGAS